One region of Hoeflea sp. 108 genomic DNA includes:
- a CDS encoding TadE/TadG family type IV pilus assembly protein, giving the protein MWKFLRAENGNFGVMTAIAMVPIMAAVAGAVDFVSINNKADKLQNSLDTAGLAIGTKYYSGMTKTELTELGRSFFEANLVRIRENADDLIYNEQVSDFEASASSSGDKNFIEVKSSIHQLGMFGGSIDWTAHRRSVVQVAPGQPACVLALDPHASASVKLQGSTRVTLDGCIIASNSDAADSVSRGGSALVQAECVVTVGTTMGLGTSSTKLACGLPHERQLASLDPLANVVPPPYTACQNVPGGKTKTLSPGTFCNKTISGDVTLEPGNYILRGGQIKLGGNGRLTGAGVTIFLMEDAQFVSNANEVINLSPPSTGPYAGITIYQVKTNTNDVQINGGSGSNVAGFIYAPAAHVFYAGNSDMTGDGLCIRIVGNTIEMTGNSSVKSNCDAELGGKKMYAGRIISLVR; this is encoded by the coding sequence ATGTGGAAGTTCCTGCGGGCCGAGAATGGAAATTTCGGCGTCATGACGGCGATCGCCATGGTGCCGATCATGGCGGCGGTCGCCGGAGCGGTCGACTTCGTCAGCATCAACAATAAGGCTGACAAGCTTCAGAACTCACTCGACACCGCCGGATTGGCCATTGGCACGAAGTACTATTCGGGTATGACCAAGACCGAGCTGACAGAGCTTGGTCGAAGCTTCTTCGAGGCCAACCTGGTCCGCATCCGTGAGAACGCGGACGACCTGATTTACAACGAGCAGGTCAGTGATTTCGAAGCGTCGGCGTCTTCGTCCGGCGACAAGAACTTCATCGAGGTCAAGTCCAGCATTCACCAGCTGGGAATGTTCGGTGGCTCGATAGACTGGACCGCACATCGCCGGTCAGTCGTGCAGGTGGCGCCTGGTCAGCCGGCCTGCGTGCTTGCGCTTGATCCTCACGCCTCGGCCTCGGTCAAGCTGCAAGGGTCCACCCGGGTCACGCTCGATGGCTGCATCATCGCCTCGAATTCCGATGCCGCCGATTCCGTCTCGCGCGGAGGATCGGCACTTGTGCAGGCGGAATGTGTGGTAACGGTCGGCACAACGATGGGTCTTGGCACGTCCAGTACCAAGCTGGCCTGCGGGCTCCCGCATGAGCGCCAGCTGGCGTCGCTCGACCCGTTGGCGAATGTCGTGCCGCCGCCCTATACCGCCTGCCAGAACGTTCCTGGCGGCAAGACCAAGACGCTGTCGCCCGGCACCTTCTGCAACAAGACGATCTCGGGCGATGTCACGCTCGAGCCGGGCAACTACATCCTGCGGGGTGGACAGATCAAGCTTGGTGGCAATGGCAGGCTGACCGGAGCTGGTGTCACCATCTTCCTGATGGAGGATGCGCAATTTGTCTCCAATGCCAACGAGGTGATCAATCTGTCGCCGCCGTCCACCGGCCCCTATGCAGGCATCACCATCTACCAGGTTAAGACCAACACCAACGATGTTCAGATCAATGGCGGTTCGGGATCGAACGTCGCCGGTTTCATCTACGCGCCGGCCGCCCACGTTTTTTACGCCGGCAATTCCGACATGACGGGAGATGGTCTGTGCATTCGCATCGTCGGCAACACCATCGAGATGACCGGCAACTCATCGGTGAAGTCCAACTGCGATGCCGAGCTTGGCGGAAAGAAGATGTATGCCGGCCGCATCATCTCTTTGGTTAGGTGA
- a CDS encoding amino acid ABC transporter permease, which translates to MKFDLSILAKHIPFLLEGAWLTFQVCLLAVVGSLVLGLLVAAARTSASPLLNRLSAIYVDIFRNIPFIVQLFFFYFGLPEIGIYIDAFTTGVIAMSIAGGAFTSDVIRSGILAIDPGIIEAAQVSGLKKSTIFRKIVMPIALRASVRPLGSVFINLILTSSILSTITLNELTGSAKIVASNTFRPFEVYFVLLVAYAALTWFVSILIGLLHRYLNRNQAEGAV; encoded by the coding sequence TTGAAGTTCGACCTGTCGATCCTTGCCAAGCATATCCCTTTCCTGCTGGAAGGGGCGTGGCTGACCTTTCAGGTCTGCCTGCTTGCCGTCGTCGGCAGTCTGGTGCTCGGGCTGCTGGTCGCAGCGGCGCGCACGTCCGCCTCGCCGCTGCTCAACCGGCTGTCGGCTATCTATGTCGATATTTTCCGCAACATTCCTTTCATCGTGCAGCTGTTCTTCTTCTATTTCGGGCTGCCCGAGATCGGTATCTACATCGATGCCTTCACGACCGGCGTCATCGCCATGTCGATCGCAGGCGGTGCCTTCACCTCTGACGTCATTCGCTCGGGCATCCTGGCAATCGACCCGGGCATCATCGAGGCTGCGCAGGTCAGCGGGCTGAAGAAAAGCACGATCTTTCGCAAGATCGTCATGCCCATTGCCCTGCGCGCCTCGGTTCGACCGCTGGGCTCGGTGTTCATCAACCTGATCCTGACCTCGTCGATCCTGTCGACCATCACGCTCAATGAACTGACCGGCTCGGCCAAGATCGTCGCGTCCAATACTTTCAGGCCCTTCGAGGTCTATTTCGTCCTGCTCGTCGCCTATGCGGCGCTGACCTGGTTCGTATCGATCCTGATCGGCCTGCTGCACCGCTACCTCAATCGCAACCAGGCGGAAGGGGCGGTCTGA
- a CDS encoding amino acid ABC transporter permease encodes MRYGDFTPYDLVLLLQGLGVSLALFVSTTLIGLVIGALWAVIRFYRVPVLAQVVAFVAELLKNSPVLVQLFLVFFGLPAFLKINVTPTEAAVITLSGNSAAFIYVIAVSAIESVGRDQIEAARVFGLSRWQILRRVIAPQAAAFAIGPLTGLLVNQLQVTSLISVIGVMDLTKVGNILNLRTLKPFAVWAAVGALYYLTAKLVAYAGARFEKRLRAHTAWKGL; translated from the coding sequence ATGCGCTACGGAGACTTCACGCCTTACGATCTGGTGCTGCTGCTCCAGGGGCTGGGTGTTTCGCTGGCGCTGTTCGTGTCGACCACGCTGATCGGTCTGGTCATCGGCGCGCTGTGGGCGGTGATCCGGTTCTATCGTGTGCCGGTGCTGGCACAGGTTGTGGCCTTCGTCGCCGAGCTGCTCAAGAACTCGCCTGTTCTGGTGCAGCTGTTCTTGGTTTTCTTCGGCCTGCCAGCGTTCCTCAAGATCAACGTCACGCCGACGGAAGCCGCCGTCATCACGCTGTCGGGTAACAGTGCCGCCTTCATCTACGTCATCGCTGTTTCGGCCATCGAATCGGTCGGCCGCGACCAGATCGAGGCCGCGCGCGTGTTTGGTCTCAGCCGTTGGCAGATCCTGCGCCGGGTGATCGCGCCGCAGGCGGCGGCCTTCGCCATCGGCCCGTTGACGGGCCTGCTGGTCAACCAGTTGCAGGTCACCTCGCTGATCTCGGTCATCGGCGTCATGGACCTGACCAAGGTCGGCAACATTCTCAACTTGCGCACGCTGAAGCCCTTCGCCGTCTGGGCCGCCGTCGGTGCGCTCTATTATCTCACCGCCAAGCTGGTGGCTTATGCCGGCGCCCGCTTCGAGAAGCGGCTTCGCGCCCATACCGCCTGGAAGGGTCTGTAA